One genomic window of Sphingobacterium oryzagri includes the following:
- a CDS encoding YdcF family protein, translated as MKIIILVLGAPNDAAGNLSTIAQDRLTCAYHIYRANDVAGIICTGGFGPHFNTTDKPHSYYARQFLLHKGVAHASLLESPLSANTVADFYLAKAIIQEQRADLLIVVTSDFHMKRAKFICQQLIKYPKALFVEAMSSMAKADLDILEKHEIAALQDLEKNGIRPPF; from the coding sequence ATGAAAATCATCATCCTTGTATTAGGTGCACCCAATGATGCGGCTGGTAACTTATCGACTATCGCTCAGGATCGGCTTACTTGCGCTTATCATATATATCGAGCAAATGACGTTGCTGGTATTATTTGTACAGGTGGTTTTGGTCCTCATTTTAACACAACGGATAAACCACATAGCTATTACGCGCGACAGTTTCTGTTGCATAAAGGTGTTGCTCACGCCAGTTTGCTGGAAAGCCCGCTATCCGCGAATACCGTGGCGGATTTTTACCTCGCAAAAGCCATCATTCAGGAGCAGCGGGCAGATTTGTTAATCGTGGTCACTTCTGATTTTCATATGAAACGTGCGAAATTTATTTGTCAACAGCTTATCAAGTATCCAAAGGCGCTCTTTGTAGAGGCAATGTCTTCGATGGCAAAAGCCGATTTAGACATACTGGAAAAGCATGAAATAGCTGCGCTGCAAGATCTCGAGAAAAATGGAATCAGACCGCCTTTTTAG
- a CDS encoding GNAT family N-acetyltransferase, producing the protein MIIYAETERLILREILPTDIEGMFELDSNPEVHRYLGNNPVKDKNSIIDIIAFIRQQYQDFGIGRWAVVDKQTNDFIGWCGLKYIIDETNGHNHYYDLGYRLIQRYWGKGFATEAAQATLRYGFDKLELPVIYAIAACENEGSNNVLKKIGFTYIEGFQDDQIACNWYQINAMENLRCSS; encoded by the coding sequence ATGATAATTTACGCAGAAACAGAACGTCTAATTTTACGAGAAATATTACCCACCGATATTGAGGGCATGTTTGAACTCGATTCAAACCCGGAGGTACATCGCTACCTCGGGAACAATCCGGTAAAAGACAAAAATAGCATTATCGATATCATTGCATTTATACGGCAGCAATACCAGGATTTTGGTATCGGACGTTGGGCGGTGGTTGATAAGCAAACCAATGATTTTATCGGTTGGTGCGGACTCAAATACATTATCGATGAAACTAACGGCCACAACCATTATTACGATCTGGGCTACCGGCTGATACAACGCTATTGGGGAAAAGGTTTTGCTACAGAAGCTGCACAAGCCACCCTTCGCTACGGATTTGACAAACTAGAACTACCGGTAATTTATGCCATCGCAGCTTGCGAAAATGAAGGATCGAATAATGTGCTGAAAAAGATCGGGTTTACTTATATCGAAGGTTTTCAAGATGATCAGATTGCTTGCAATTGGTATCAAATAAACGCTATGGAAAATCTTCGCTGTTCCAGCTAG